A region of Toxorhynchites rutilus septentrionalis strain SRP chromosome 1, ASM2978413v1, whole genome shotgun sequence DNA encodes the following proteins:
- the LOC129763399 gene encoding uncharacterized protein LOC129763399 translates to MSVDSGADFLTLSEDRRSHDRLVRSSRRRNREPKFISFQTKDDHIEIEIDFNIPFLSIPVKKSVDGVSSFIKGPLVNVNLGAVALAGIMAIGGAFIGSFARTFSGQNPATSFGPFNFGRTENTERPGAERKNVIWTLWDGVEQSLSKFDIDTTACTQRTICWYVKEAKSNVDEKKASGMDVVINGLSSANWALSFVNGTAIEDAINAGRRNYNCEQSFPSCRIGPQIVQQFLGNGLKPEN, encoded by the exons ATGTCGGTGGACAGTGGAGCCGATTTCCTCACACTCAGCGAAGATCGTCGATCACATGATCGGCTCGTAAGGAGCTCCAGAAGGAGAAATCGAGAACCAAAGTTCATCAGCTTCCAAACCAAAGATGATCATATTGAG ATCGAAATCGACTTCAACATTCCCTTCCTATCGATTCCGGTGAAGAAATCGGTGGACGGAGTGAGCTCTTTTATAAag GGACCACTTGTCAATGTAAATCTAGGCGCTGTTGCTTTAGCAGGAATCATGGCAATCGGAGGCGCTTTCATTGGAAGCTTTGCTCGAACGTTCAGCGGTCAAAATCCGGCGACTTCCTTCGGACCGTTCAATTTTGGGCGAACGGAGAACACTGAACGGCCAGGAGCAGAACGAA AGAACGTCATTTGGACGCTCTGGGATGGGGTTGAGCAAAGTCTTTCCAAATTCGACATCGATACAACCGCTTGTACCCAGCGCACAATTTGTTGGTACGTTAAGGAAGCGAAGAGTAATGTGGACGAGAAAAAAGCTAGCGGAATGGATGTTGTGATCAACGGGCTGAGCAGTGCAAATTGGGCGCTAAGTTTTGTGAATGGAACGGCCATTGAAGATGCCATCAACGCTGGCCGGAGGAACTATAACTGTGAACAATCGTTTCCATCGTGCCGGATCGGTCCACAAATTGTGCAGCAATTTCTAGGTAATGGATTGAAACCTGAAAATTAG
- the LOC129763404 gene encoding uncharacterized protein LOC129763404 has protein sequence MFRKMSVLVAIALTGLHCAFAQSNNWRRPNDTYQEATGNDRTQRLGLTTGYGGVNGYGYSSSGVGGYAPLKIDLGGVVLGTLVGIGALLILPKLVNVFGGGYGGHYRSADSDLTGVTDMLNKVDDFLAQNNIDSGSCMQKAICSYVRSSDYHVQVGTADQIEHMILALSENSLVDYMIDGTAVKDAIKNGKQQSTRSCDELYKTCPLDRQSALQVFKKMFPLGSQ, from the exons ATGTTCAGGAAGATGTCAGTTTTGGTGGCAATCGCTCTCACTGGGCTACATTGTGCCTTCGCTCAAAG TAATAACTGGCGTCGACCCAATGATACATATCAAGAGGCGACGGGAAACGATCGCACCCAAAGGCTTGGGTTGACAACCGGCTATGGAGGAGTTAATGGGTACGGTTACTCCAGTTCGGGAGTGGGTGGCTACGCTCCGCTGAAGATCGACCTCGGAGGTGTTGTCCTTGGTACACTGGTCGGCATCGGTGCCCTTCTGATTCTGCCTAAATTGGTGAACGTATTCGGAGGAGGGTATGGCGGGCACTATCGCAGTGCTGATAGCGATCTTACCGGTGTAACCGACATGCTGAACAAGGTGGACGACTTTCTGGCACAGAATAATATCGATTCGGGATCGTGCATGCAGAAAGCTATTTGCAGCTACGTAAGGTCGTCCGATTATCACGTGCAGGTTGGAACAGCTGACCAGATTGAGCACATGATTTTGGCTCTCTCAGA GAATTCTCTGGTTGATTACATGATCGATGGAACCGCCGTCAAGGATGCCATCAAGAACGGGAAGCAGCAATCAACGCGCTCTTGTGATGAATTGTACAAAACGTGTCCCTTGGATAGGCAATCCGCACTACAAGTGTTCAAGAAGATGTTTCCGCTGGGATCACAATAA